A window from Candidatus Gracilibacteria bacterium encodes these proteins:
- a CDS encoding peptidoglycan-binding protein — MIVKKTFALVFSSLFMALQVSGTLLALAEDSVPPPPEEEAEYYIQTFIITAYYSPLLGQQNYVTGSYEGDITLNGRGTNGADGTPVFPGMIAAPKSYPFGLKIYIPGVGTTSVNDRGGAIVTAGNRGNSYDRLDIWMGHGDEGLRAALGWGKRTVECRVYGVKPEIEAAVYFDQYLTVENIYTQTFLNTLEFPDDLYYGDSGEEITKMQQYLVDWGYLTETNGFYGADTAQALFEFQTDYAIVSDSEELGAGHFGPQTRRKFDDLILGGVSDEMVKLQKGQSLMSKYPHLFEEKESFGTALTLGDSGETVTRLQEELQTLGFLRIAPTGLFGESTAHALYKFQQSQGIVTSETDSGAGYLGPQTRSALNSILASRYESKSLMAYQREELEAGRLALMMPDKTLASLQKEDF, encoded by the coding sequence ATGATCGTCAAAAAAACCTTTGCGCTCGTATTCAGTTCTCTGTTCATGGCTTTGCAAGTCAGTGGGACTTTATTGGCCTTGGCGGAAGACAGTGTTCCCCCTCCTCCCGAAGAAGAGGCTGAGTATTACATACAAACCTTCATTATTACGGCCTACTATTCTCCTTTGCTCGGTCAACAAAACTATGTGACCGGTTCGTATGAAGGGGATATTACTTTAAATGGAAGGGGGACCAATGGAGCGGATGGAACTCCGGTTTTTCCGGGTATGATCGCCGCTCCCAAGAGCTACCCTTTTGGCCTTAAGATCTATATCCCCGGAGTAGGAACCACCTCAGTCAATGATAGAGGAGGTGCCATTGTAACCGCCGGAAATCGAGGAAATTCTTATGACCGTTTGGATATTTGGATGGGACATGGAGATGAAGGTCTCCGTGCAGCACTCGGTTGGGGAAAACGAACGGTGGAATGCCGTGTCTATGGGGTTAAGCCTGAGATTGAAGCTGCCGTTTACTTCGATCAATACCTGACCGTTGAAAACATCTACACTCAAACCTTTTTGAACACTTTGGAATTCCCCGATGACCTTTATTATGGAGATTCCGGAGAGGAAATCACCAAAATGCAGCAATATTTGGTGGATTGGGGTTACCTCACCGAAACCAATGGCTTTTATGGAGCGGACACCGCTCAAGCCTTGTTTGAATTCCAAACCGACTACGCCATTGTTTCAGATTCCGAAGAGCTTGGAGCCGGTCATTTTGGACCTCAAACTCGTCGAAAATTTGACGATTTGATCCTGGGCGGCGTTTCGGACGAAATGGTTAAATTGCAAAAGGGACAGAGCTTGATGAGTAAGTATCCTCACTTGTTTGAAGAGAAGGAAAGCTTTGGAACCGCACTCACGCTTGGGGACAGCGGAGAAACCGTGACTCGCCTGCAAGAAGAACTGCAAACGCTTGGATTCTTGCGCATTGCTCCCACCGGACTTTTTGGAGAAAGCACCGCGCACGCCCTTTATAAATTCCAACAATCTCAAGGCATCGTGACCAGCGAAACCGACAGTGGAGCCGGTTACCTCGGGCCTCAAACGCGCAGCGCGCTCAACTCCATTTTGGCCAGCCGTTACGAAAGCAAAAGTCTCATGGCCTACCAACGCGAAGAACTCGAAGCGGGTCGCTTGGCCCTTATGATGCCGGACAAGACTTTGGCGAGCCTCCAAAAGGAGGATTTCTAG
- the tsaE gene encoding tRNA (adenosine(37)-N6)-threonylcarbamoyltransferase complex ATPase subunit type 1 TsaE, with protein sequence MQNTTQTAAETMALAKSLLEQYPEHKIWLLYGNLGAGKTTLVKGLAEALGIEASAIKSPTFTLISEHPGLIHYDLYRLEKLDPFTLDQLEEHLAQGKHLVIEWPEKIEAQLQRPHLRIHLEHKGGDEREITVTEVP encoded by the coding sequence ATGCAAAATACCACTCAAACCGCCGCGGAGACCATGGCTTTGGCAAAATCCTTGCTTGAGCAGTACCCGGAGCACAAAATTTGGCTGCTCTACGGGAACTTGGGGGCGGGAAAAACCACGCTCGTCAAAGGCTTGGCGGAGGCACTCGGCATTGAAGCAAGCGCCATCAAAAGCCCAACCTTCACATTGATTTCAGAACACCCTGGCCTCATTCATTACGATTTGTACAGACTCGAAAAGCTAGACCCCTTCACTTTGGATCAACTGGAAGAACACTTGGCGCAGGGGAAACACTTGGTGATCGAATGGCCGGAAAAAATAGAAGCACAGCTCCAACGACCCCATTTACGAATCCACCTAGAGCACAAGGGCGGGGATGAACGAGAAATCACGGTAACGGAGGTTCCCTAA
- a CDS encoding S-layer homology domain-containing protein: MKTLRSQLQNRHVREWISLLTLLGVSVFGVNYRYETHLLFTSLTGTEEHDPFDGTVMPIQESPRWTHLTDEQWDMSYQELPKSALGPIPEYRNDYLTFDSDDLVWGNAEHDIIRDTKITFSVAYGDNYEFDDSGEGSGTHPAVDIKVPENTPVYSIANGVVISAGTSSSFGKYIVVRHNGVPDPNFPGQTTTLDSSYSHLSDFFVTEGEEVAKGEVIGQVGDTGTATTYHLHFQLDTDDAPWHPYWPFTSAEASAAGYSFWEAVTAGVGEENMYRYTRNPLDFVQDHLDEDATLTDAPIVSTVESTATPEEEEPEEEETPTEEEVDSSVVSIDFSDLEISTPAFIMPGQNESIRITLLDEAGEVRKDADFEGSMTLTVSDESTAKLNRSSINAADFEDGVAELSLYADHEGEVTLTATVATRSYYSSTVYVIASIEPFAKFGVAHDGFFVPGKPESIQIQSQDLTGKPTPGFYGDGTIELDLVQGSGSFSKDKFTKKDLTTGIATVDFTSDSDENVIIRVTYGTKVTESSTLESQLFSDVSELHEFYTSVSYLFEKGTVQGYPDGSFKPDNTVSRVEALKFIFSGLDQGVNSGLTVSFSDTSNGEWYSDVLATAASNGVVQGYPDGSFKPTQGVNRVEFLKMIGTLGLEIDPVVEEDPYEDVNNLSWYAPFVAYAKEKNLFPISGDLFYPGDPMSRIEVAEVIYRMIVVEQNGGTPYTSLMQANGHFK, from the coding sequence ATGAAGACACTCCGCAGTCAGCTCCAAAATCGTCATGTTCGAGAGTGGATTTCGCTCTTAACCCTTTTGGGAGTTTCGGTCTTTGGAGTGAATTACCGTTACGAAACACACCTGCTCTTCACATCCCTCACCGGCACGGAGGAGCATGATCCTTTTGATGGAACGGTGATGCCGATTCAGGAATCTCCGCGTTGGACGCACTTGACGGATGAGCAGTGGGACATGAGTTACCAAGAGCTTCCCAAGTCTGCGCTTGGACCTATTCCGGAATATCGCAATGATTATTTGACTTTTGACTCTGATGACTTGGTGTGGGGAAATGCTGAACACGATATCATTCGAGACACCAAAATCACCTTCTCCGTGGCTTATGGGGACAACTATGAGTTCGACGACTCTGGTGAAGGATCTGGAACTCACCCCGCTGTGGACATTAAAGTTCCCGAAAATACGCCGGTCTACAGCATTGCCAACGGAGTTGTGATCAGTGCCGGGACTTCCAGCAGTTTTGGAAAATATATTGTGGTGAGACACAACGGTGTCCCCGATCCCAATTTCCCAGGACAAACCACCACCTTGGATAGCAGTTATTCTCACCTTTCTGATTTCTTTGTGACGGAGGGAGAGGAAGTAGCCAAGGGTGAAGTGATTGGCCAAGTGGGAGACACGGGAACGGCCACGACTTATCATCTGCATTTTCAGCTCGATACTGACGATGCGCCTTGGCATCCCTATTGGCCTTTCACCAGTGCAGAGGCCAGTGCCGCCGGATACAGTTTTTGGGAGGCGGTGACTGCCGGAGTTGGAGAAGAGAATATGTACAGATACACGCGCAATCCTTTGGATTTTGTCCAAGACCATTTGGATGAGGACGCCACGCTCACGGATGCGCCCATTGTTTCAACCGTAGAAAGCACGGCCACTCCAGAAGAAGAGGAGCCGGAGGAAGAGGAAACCCCCACTGAAGAGGAAGTGGATTCTTCCGTGGTGAGCATCGACTTTAGTGACCTCGAAATCAGTACCCCCGCGTTCATTATGCCGGGGCAAAACGAAAGCATCCGCATCACCCTTTTGGACGAGGCGGGCGAAGTGAGAAAGGACGCCGATTTTGAAGGCTCCATGACCCTCACTGTTTCGGACGAAAGCACCGCCAAGCTGAACCGTAGCTCGATCAATGCGGCGGACTTTGAGGATGGAGTCGCGGAGCTCTCGCTTTACGCGGACCATGAAGGAGAAGTGACCCTTACGGCAACGGTTGCCACGCGCAGTTACTATTCTTCCACCGTGTATGTGATCGCCAGCATTGAACCTTTTGCCAAGTTTGGCGTTGCGCACGATGGGTTTTTTGTTCCCGGCAAGCCGGAAAGCATTCAAATTCAATCTCAAGACCTCACCGGTAAGCCCACTCCAGGATTTTATGGAGATGGAACCATTGAGCTCGACCTTGTGCAGGGATCCGGATCGTTTTCTAAGGATAAGTTCACTAAAAAGGATTTAACTACCGGTATTGCCACGGTGGATTTCACCTCTGATTCCGATGAAAATGTGATCATTCGCGTGACTTATGGAACCAAGGTGACCGAAAGCAGCACCCTGGAATCTCAGCTCTTTAGTGATGTTTCCGAACTGCATGAATTTTATACTTCTGTGAGCTACTTGTTTGAAAAAGGCACGGTTCAGGGTTATCCCGACGGTTCCTTTAAGCCCGACAATACTGTTTCCCGCGTGGAGGCGCTCAAGTTCATCTTCAGCGGTCTCGACCAAGGAGTGAACAGCGGACTCACCGTTAGCTTCAGCGACACCTCAAATGGTGAGTGGTATTCCGATGTCTTAGCCACCGCCGCCTCCAATGGCGTGGTGCAGGGTTACCCCGATGGTTCCTTTAAGCCCACTCAAGGGGTGAACCGCGTGGAATTCCTCAAGATGATTGGCACCTTAGGCCTCGAAATCGACCCTGTGGTTGAAGAAGATCCTTACGAGGATGTGAACAACCTCTCTTGGTACGCTCCTTTCGTTGCGTATGCCAAGGAAAAGAACCTCTTCCCCATCAGTGGTGATTTGTTCTACCCCGGGGACCCCATGAGCCGCATTGAAGTGGCCGAGGTCATTTACCGAATGATCGTGGTGGAACAAAATGGCGGAACCCCGTACACCAGCCTCATGCAGGCAAATTGACATTTTAAGTAA
- a CDS encoding class I SAM-dependent methyltransferase → MSETSLTELQADLPPEMLSRSLEAVMQLFDSCPGFSFEEEIEERLDITNQRILRVLSAACGSGAHLEELCRTIDTFSDSPIAIAPKIEAMGIDLKPQPSLIPEEVLCLGPSRSLSARLISGDIQDLASIPDDWIDFYWCASGFQYTPNTLEALEEAWRVLRKPADGYPGGVMIIDCPWRLLSNPSISQILDRTPGARATFSLRQSMSPFTDRVGDQFILARKGTDTEFRGFPFRFTGAIPAFENPENARKKHCVIGQYEALER, encoded by the coding sequence ATGAGCGAAACCTCTTTAACCGAGTTACAAGCCGATTTGCCCCCGGAAATGTTGAGTAGATCCTTGGAAGCCGTGATGCAGCTTTTTGATTCCTGCCCAGGCTTTTCCTTTGAGGAAGAAATTGAGGAGCGCTTGGATATAACAAACCAAAGAATCCTGAGGGTTTTGAGCGCGGCATGTGGGTCTGGAGCTCATCTTGAAGAACTGTGTAGGACAATCGATACATTTTCGGATTCCCCCATAGCGATAGCTCCGAAAATTGAGGCGATGGGTATAGATCTGAAACCACAGCCATCCCTCATCCCGGAGGAGGTTCTGTGCCTTGGCCCAAGCAGATCGCTTTCTGCACGACTCATCTCGGGTGACATTCAAGATCTCGCCTCCATTCCAGACGATTGGATTGATTTCTATTGGTGTGCCTCAGGATTTCAGTATACCCCAAATACCCTCGAAGCTCTCGAAGAAGCATGGAGGGTGCTTAGGAAGCCAGCGGATGGCTATCCGGGTGGAGTGATGATTATAGATTGTCCTTGGCGACTCCTTTCCAATCCCTCAATTTCTCAAATCTTAGACCGTACCCCAGGAGCAAGAGCAACTTTCTCTTTAAGGCAATCCATGAGTCCATTCACAGATAGGGTGGGAGATCAGTTTATTCTTGCACGAAAGGGGACGGATACGGAATTCAGAGGGTTTCCATTTCGATTCACTGGCGCAATACCAGCCTTTGAAAACCCAGAAAATGCACGAAAAAAACATTGTGTCATCGGGCAGTATGAAGCTTTGGAAAGGTAG
- a CDS encoding trypsin-like peptidase domain-containing protein, producing MPPIQEHINSSIVLLNTVWPQGEKGGTGFFYRHISDESLKTISEPGWVTIEGQYLVTAKHCFLSETPGTLLLPDKVVLRYVFPQQNGIPAKQLEVPIERKLLEQHLIFSRDPSVDIAAIRVTNLIASVEAPELAGFPLNLSFVPTHAFTRNNLPKHSKLIEVEATSRIVIIGYPEGYHDEHNLFPLSKSGSIASGWGMRFNDEPCFKVDVQLFPVSSGSPVISEPTNIVVKDGKIMTNTQKDFLLLGVYLGEWQVPSKEECTLVQDGIEKKVELNRRRSLGIGTACYADEIEKMILDPISFEELKAL from the coding sequence ATGCCCCCGATACAGGAACACATCAACAGTTCAATAGTCTTACTCAATACAGTATGGCCACAGGGAGAGAAAGGAGGAACGGGATTTTTCTATCGCCATATATCTGATGAGAGTCTGAAAACGATTAGTGAGCCTGGATGGGTAACGATTGAAGGACAGTACTTGGTTACCGCAAAACATTGTTTTTTGAGTGAAACACCTGGAACGCTACTTTTGCCAGACAAGGTTGTGCTGCGTTATGTTTTCCCTCAACAAAATGGCATTCCTGCAAAACAATTAGAAGTTCCAATTGAGCGAAAGTTACTTGAGCAACATTTAATTTTCTCTCGTGATCCTAGTGTAGATATAGCAGCGATTAGAGTCACAAATTTGATCGCTTCAGTCGAAGCTCCTGAACTCGCCGGATTTCCTCTTAACCTATCATTCGTACCCACCCATGCATTCACTCGGAACAATCTTCCCAAGCATTCTAAACTCATCGAAGTAGAAGCGACCTCGCGCATTGTGATTATTGGATATCCAGAAGGATACCACGATGAACATAACCTATTCCCTTTATCCAAGTCTGGAAGTATAGCCTCTGGTTGGGGCATGAGATTTAACGATGAGCCTTGCTTTAAAGTCGATGTGCAACTTTTTCCAGTTTCCTCAGGAAGCCCTGTCATTTCCGAACCGACAAACATTGTTGTGAAGGACGGGAAGATAATGACCAATACGCAAAAAGACTTTCTTCTCCTGGGAGTCTATTTAGGAGAGTGGCAGGTCCCTTCTAAGGAAGAATGTACCTTGGTTCAGGATGGTATTGAGAAAAAAGTGGAGTTAAATCGAAGACGATCTTTAGGGATAGGAACTGCTTGCTATGCAGATGAAATCGAAAAAATGATTCTCGACCCAATTTCCTTTGAGGAATTAAAAGCGTTATAA
- a CDS encoding tyrosine-type recombinase/integrase, whose product MNDLANLHREFRRFCSLEEGLAGRTVKAMEMSFGTFLRRTGLKELNEVSEATLREFFYEGREKYQWSQSHYSNNHKYLKRFMGWCVQRGLRKDNPLEVIKRPKAAQPLPRRLTGEDARKILYGSFTLPWRYEFEQTRNHAIISTFLFTGLRMSELLNLELTDVDLKNRSILVRHGKGNKDRWVPIHYKLVRTLSQYSKTRLKATTPWFFPGKQGGKLTPKNLSKICKRIGQHTGVRFTCHQLRHTFGSVSVEQGLGIVQLKEIMGHSNLASTMIYLKMSAKSLEEGVNRLELF is encoded by the coding sequence ATGAACGACCTAGCCAATCTTCACCGGGAATTTCGCCGTTTTTGCTCTCTAGAAGAGGGGCTGGCTGGTCGAACGGTGAAAGCAATGGAAATGTCGTTCGGAACCTTCCTAAGACGAACAGGCCTTAAGGAATTGAACGAGGTCAGCGAAGCTACCTTACGAGAGTTCTTCTATGAAGGGAGGGAGAAGTATCAATGGTCTCAGAGTCACTACTCAAACAATCACAAATATCTCAAGCGGTTCATGGGCTGGTGTGTGCAGCGTGGACTAAGGAAGGACAATCCATTGGAGGTCATAAAAAGACCGAAAGCCGCACAGCCTTTGCCGCGCAGGTTGACAGGAGAGGACGCACGGAAAATCCTCTATGGGAGCTTCACCTTGCCTTGGCGTTACGAATTCGAGCAGACAAGGAATCACGCCATAATCTCAACATTCCTCTTCACGGGTTTACGCATGAGCGAACTGCTGAACTTGGAACTCACAGATGTCGACCTCAAGAACCGGTCCATCCTTGTCCGCCACGGAAAGGGGAACAAGGACCGATGGGTACCAATTCATTACAAGCTGGTTCGAACACTTTCACAGTATTCGAAAACGAGACTAAAGGCCACTACGCCATGGTTCTTTCCGGGAAAACAAGGCGGAAAACTCACGCCAAAGAATTTGAGCAAAATCTGCAAAAGAATTGGACAGCACACAGGAGTTCGCTTCACTTGCCACCAGTTGAGGCACACTTTCGGAAGTGTAAGCGTGGAACAAGGACTTGGTATTGTTCAGCTCAAGGAAATCATGGGACACAGCAACCTCGCCTCCACTATGATCTACTTGAAGATGTCCGCAAAGAGCCTTGAGGAGGGTGTGAATCGGCTCGAATTGTTTTAG
- a CDS encoding CHC2 zinc finger domain-containing protein, with the protein MKRNDQFQQWENSWRRSSPQMNLETIKAAFPDMYEAETHRTLLDDVEKYQRLAEKCRAMMERQRASDPKTKKLLDHTIRAVAVPLISLTRDRILKKLSMLGSSSPQVRVRMTEEDKARAKAAPIVQIAEWNGLHPRKIGVRFVILCPFHEERHPSCTLYPETNSFYCYGCAAGGDVIAFTKDLRRESFPETINYLNRLGTHH; encoded by the coding sequence ATGAAGAGAAACGATCAATTCCAGCAGTGGGAGAACTCATGGCGCCGTAGCTCGCCTCAGATGAACTTGGAGACCATCAAGGCAGCTTTCCCAGACATGTACGAGGCTGAGACTCATCGGACTCTCCTTGATGATGTCGAAAAATATCAGCGACTGGCTGAGAAATGTAGGGCAATGATGGAAAGGCAGAGAGCCAGTGATCCAAAAACAAAGAAACTTCTGGATCACACGATTCGTGCCGTTGCTGTTCCTCTTATCTCACTTACCCGGGACAGAATTCTGAAGAAACTTTCCATGTTGGGATCCTCAAGCCCACAGGTACGAGTACGCATGACTGAAGAAGACAAAGCACGAGCAAAGGCAGCTCCTATTGTTCAGATAGCAGAGTGGAACGGACTTCATCCAAGAAAAATTGGAGTCCGATTCGTAATCCTGTGCCCCTTCCATGAAGAGAGGCACCCGTCGTGCACGCTGTATCCGGAAACGAATAGTTTCTACTGTTACGGATGTGCCGCCGGCGGAGATGTCATCGCATTCACGAAAGACCTGAGAAGGGAAAGTTTTCCAGAAACCATTAACTACCTAAACCGACTATGAACACACCACTAA
- a CDS encoding tyrosine-type recombinase/integrase, protein MNINQLHASFCEEARLIKNYTPATIKWYTSTLGAYLKHQPRITELNEVTPDSLREFLYYGRLKRLWTADTFLNHYKGLKSFLKWCTKRGYISTNPIDSIEKPKLEKKLPKRISKQDALKLLEYAFHQPRFYRFQRYRDRAVFAVMIFAGLRSKEVLGLKMNDVDLENSVIAVFSGKGGKDRMVPICSTLKVILEEYKKDRLRLHKQDIQFFCRLRGEGPFTVNGLKKVVEVLRARSKVDFSPHKLRHTFATMMLEGGCDIFTLSKMLGHSDIKTTTIYLSASVKHMQEQIMKHPLNGSLQGAGLHGASGNLLLLHLPSTIPF, encoded by the coding sequence ATGAATATCAACCAACTCCATGCGAGTTTCTGCGAAGAAGCTCGGCTTATTAAAAATTACACACCGGCCACTATAAAATGGTACACCAGCACCTTGGGGGCTTACCTCAAGCACCAACCACGGATCACTGAATTGAATGAGGTCACACCGGACTCCCTGCGTGAATTTCTTTACTATGGCCGTTTGAAGCGGCTATGGACCGCTGACACATTTTTGAACCATTACAAAGGACTGAAGTCATTTCTAAAGTGGTGTACCAAGCGCGGCTACATCAGCACTAACCCGATCGACTCAATTGAAAAACCCAAGCTTGAAAAGAAACTCCCAAAACGGATCAGCAAGCAGGACGCTCTCAAGCTCCTTGAGTACGCTTTCCATCAACCGCGCTTCTACCGTTTCCAGCGTTATCGTGATCGTGCCGTCTTTGCCGTCATGATTTTCGCCGGACTCCGGAGCAAAGAAGTGCTTGGACTAAAGATGAATGATGTGGACTTGGAGAACAGCGTCATCGCCGTGTTCAGTGGAAAAGGAGGCAAGGACCGTATGGTCCCGATTTGTAGCACCCTCAAAGTCATACTAGAAGAGTACAAAAAAGACAGGCTCCGGCTCCACAAACAAGATATCCAATTCTTTTGCCGTTTAAGGGGTGAAGGACCCTTCACGGTGAATGGACTGAAGAAAGTTGTAGAGGTACTGAGAGCACGCTCCAAGGTCGATTTTTCACCTCATAAGCTCCGCCACACCTTCGCCACTATGATGCTCGAAGGGGGCTGCGATATTTTCACCCTTTCAAAGATGCTTGGACATTCCGACATTAAGACCACTACAATCTACCTGTCTGCTTCCGTTAAGCACATGCAGGAGCAGATTATGAAGCATCCTTTGAATTGATCTTTGCAAGGGGCCGGTCTTCATTGAGCTTCTTGAAATCTATTACTTCTTCACCTTCCAAGTACCATCCCTTTCTAA
- a CDS encoding type II CAAX endopeptidase family protein, which translates to MQVPFTLRDIFKVFSLSLLLFLALTLLFEALPEAANALEGFHPTLSFLVQYLIQFVILFFPLWILVVDKYNVSLADFGFQKIKPWLLIKTVLLCYGFYLLVSFVFAAILYYTDLNLPGYQEQESYLPLFGYDAIGLMVAFLVISVLAPLLEELFFRGFLYRTFQKTWPIWLSSIITATLFALIHFQLETFLPLFFLGLILNYATQKTGSVWTSVAFHSLNNTIALTVDIYLYFHPELLEQVLF; encoded by the coding sequence ATGCAAGTACCTTTCACCCTCCGCGACATTTTCAAAGTTTTTAGCCTCAGCCTCCTGCTTTTTTTGGCACTCACCCTTCTGTTTGAGGCGCTTCCGGAGGCCGCCAATGCTCTGGAGGGATTCCATCCCACCCTTTCTTTTCTAGTTCAATACCTCATCCAATTTGTGATTTTATTTTTCCCACTCTGGATTCTTGTGGTGGATAAATACAATGTTTCTTTGGCCGATTTCGGATTCCAAAAGATCAAGCCCTGGCTCCTCATCAAAACCGTGTTGCTCTGTTATGGCTTTTACCTCCTGGTTTCTTTTGTGTTCGCGGCGATCCTTTATTATACGGATCTCAATCTGCCGGGCTACCAAGAGCAAGAATCCTACCTTCCACTCTTTGGTTACGACGCCATCGGACTCATGGTGGCCTTCCTCGTCATCTCCGTGCTCGCCCCGCTTCTAGAGGAACTCTTTTTCCGAGGTTTTCTCTATCGAACTTTTCAAAAAACTTGGCCCATCTGGCTGTCCAGCATCATCACCGCCACTCTCTTTGCCCTCATCCACTTTCAACTCGAAACCTTTCTCCCGCTCTTCTTTTTGGGGCTGATTTTAAACTATGCCACCCAAAAAACCGGTTCCGTTTGGACCTCCGTGGCTTTCCACAGTTTAAATAACACCATTGCGCTCACCGTGGATATTTATCTATACTTCCATCCCGAACTCCTCGAACAAGTCCTCTTCTAA
- the ruvB gene encoding Holliday junction branch migration DNA helicase RuvB, whose product MVIEKNINDGEEMSMPLQAQSTQDERQSENVLRPQSLEDYIGQDEIKKNLAVFLPAARKRQEAMEHVLLHGCPGLGKTTLAFILAKEMGVQIRITSGPAIERPGDLAALLTNLQENDILFIDEIHRLRPAVEEILYSAMEDFALDLVVGKGPSARSMRIGLPQFSLVGATTKLSAISSPLRDRFGNVLKLDFYNEEDIGKILHRSARILGVEVEEEAAQKLAQSARRTPRVANRLLRRVRDFASVQNSSRVDKKMVEETLELLGIDGLGLDSTDRKLLFTLADKFKGGPVGLSTLSAATSEEEESIEEIYEPFLMQLGFLERTPRGRLLTENGYTYFGLRRPNHLVGKPIESFLSAHCCSRRVLRPNSMNRSLEIMKPLSESLNLWEVAKSPKSSLISLRLRGAKFCTPIPIAMIWTATITLDLKWRLMACSPLMKTWISPFLRSNGSRMPPKKMRAAKKGPLSLTKILILAFPGAIPAIGPGAPPPIPSF is encoded by the coding sequence ATGGTTATTGAAAAAAACATCAACGATGGGGAGGAGATGAGTATGCCTCTGCAAGCGCAGTCCACTCAAGACGAGCGGCAAAGTGAAAATGTGCTCAGGCCCCAAAGTCTTGAGGATTATATTGGGCAAGATGAAATTAAAAAGAACTTGGCGGTCTTTTTGCCGGCGGCACGAAAACGGCAAGAAGCTATGGAGCATGTGCTTTTGCACGGCTGCCCCGGACTCGGGAAAACCACCTTGGCTTTTATTTTAGCAAAGGAAATGGGCGTACAAATTCGGATCACCAGCGGGCCGGCCATCGAGAGGCCGGGCGACTTGGCGGCTCTCCTCACCAATTTGCAAGAAAACGACATCCTTTTTATTGATGAAATTCATCGACTTCGCCCGGCCGTAGAAGAAATTTTATACAGTGCCATGGAAGATTTTGCGCTGGATCTTGTGGTGGGCAAAGGGCCTTCGGCCCGCAGCATGCGTATTGGGCTCCCCCAATTCAGCCTGGTGGGTGCCACCACCAAACTTTCGGCCATCTCCTCCCCTCTCAGGGATCGTTTTGGCAATGTCCTCAAACTGGACTTTTATAACGAAGAAGATATTGGAAAGATTCTGCACCGCAGCGCACGGATCCTGGGCGTGGAAGTGGAGGAAGAGGCGGCTCAAAAACTAGCACAGAGCGCGCGGCGGACGCCGCGCGTGGCCAACCGTTTACTGAGGCGCGTACGGGACTTTGCCTCGGTTCAAAATAGCTCTCGTGTCGATAAAAAAATGGTGGAAGAAACCCTTGAATTGCTGGGGATCGATGGCCTTGGGCTCGACTCCACCGATCGCAAGCTTTTATTCACCCTGGCGGACAAGTTCAAGGGCGGTCCGGTTGGACTCTCCACCCTTTCCGCCGCCACCAGTGAAGAGGAGGAAAGCATCGAGGAAATTTACGAACCCTTCTTGATGCAATTGGGTTTTTTGGAACGCACGCCCAGGGGTAGACTTTTGACCGAAAATGGATATACTTACTTTGGCCTTCGCCGACCTAACCACCTTGTATGAAAACCTATCGAATCCTTCTTGTCTGCGCACTGCTGCTCACGGCGTGTTCTTCGACCAAACTCAATGAACCGCTCACTCGAGATTATGAAACCACTGTCGGAGAGTTTAAATCTCTGGGAAGTGGCAAAGTCGCCGAAATCATCACTCATATCTTTGAGACTGAGGGGGGCGAAATTCTGTACGCCTATTCCGATCGCTATGATTTGGACAGCGACGATTACTTTGGACTTGAAGTGGAGGCTTATGGCGTGCTCACCACTTATGAAAACTTGGATAAGCCCCTTTTTGAGGTCAAACGGATCACGGATGCCCCCGAAAAAGATGAGGGCAGCGAAGAAGTGACCTCTGTCTCTTACCAAGATCCTGATTTTGGCTTTTCCATGAGCTATCCCAGCAATTGGACCTTGAGCACCACCCCCAATTCCGTCATTTTAA